A part of Oncorhynchus gorbuscha isolate QuinsamMale2020 ecotype Even-year linkage group LG09, OgorEven_v1.0, whole genome shotgun sequence genomic DNA contains:
- the LOC124044166 gene encoding dynein light chain Tctex-type 1-like, whose product MEEYNSGEEVSFNADEASVSVKECIEAIIGGLDYNQNKVNQWTASIVEHSLTQLVKQGRPFKFIVNCAIMQKSGAGLHTANSCYWDTATDGSCTVRWENRTMYCVVSVFAVALTC is encoded by the exons ATGGAGGAGTACAATTCCGGAGAGGAG GTGTCCTTCAACGCAGATGAGGCCAGTGTCTCAGTTAAAGAG TGTATTGAAGCCATCATTGGAGGACTAGATTACAACCAGAACAAAGTGAACCAGTGGACTGCCAGCATCGTGGAGCACTCTCTCACCCAACTGGTCAAGCAAGGGAGACCATTCAAGTTCATAG TGAACTGTGCCATCATGCAGAAGAGTGGTGCTGGTCTCCACACGGCCAACTCCTGCTACTGGGACACTGCTACTGATG GAAGCTGCACGGTCAGGTGGGAGAACCGCACCATGTACTGTGTGGTGAGTGTTTTCGCCGTGGCCTTGACCTGTTAa